Genomic segment of Rhodococcus sp. W8901:
CGTGCGGGATGCTCGGCGGTGGACGATTCGGTACCGGCCTGTGTGCTCACGTGCTGCTCCCTCCCTACTTGATGTACTGATCGGCGAACTTGCGCAGCGAGTCCTGCTTGGCCTCGAGCGGTGCGTCGAAGCCGAGGCCGTCGAAGATCCACGGGACGACGATGTTGTCGGTGATGCCGGCGTCGGCCATCTGGGCGTAGCCGTCCTTGCCGAATCGGTCGATGCACACCGCCTGGATCTCGAAAGGCTCCTCGGCCCGGCCGTATTCGGCACGGAGCTCCTTCAGACGGGCCATCGTTGCCACCAGATCGTCGAACTTCATCATCGCCGACGTCCAGCCGTCACCGATGCGCGCGGCGCGGCGCAGCGCGACATCGGTGTGGCCACCCACGTAGAACGGCACCGGCTTGCTCGGTGCCGGGCTGATCTGCAGGCGGCCGAAGTCGAAGAACTCACCGTGGTACTCGACCATGCCACCGGCCAGCACCATCTTGATGATCTCGATCATCTCGTCGACGCGGGCGCCGCGCTTCTTGTAGGGAGCGCCGCACCACTCGAACTCCTCCGGCGCCCAGCCGATTCCGACACCGAAGCCGAACCGGTTGCCGGTGAGGTTCGCGACCGAACCGACCTGCCGCGCGAGCAGCAGGGGATTGCGGGAGCCGAGTTTGAGCACGTTCGTATAGAAGCCGATCGTGCTCGTGACCGCGCCCATGGCGGCGGCGGCGATCAGTGGATCCACCCACGGTGTCTCCTCGTTCCACATCCGGGAACCGTCGGGAGTGTAGGGGTAGTCCGCTGCCGCCGTCTCCATGAAGAACAGTGAGTCGGGCAGCGCGATGTTCGAGAACCCGCACTCCTCGGCGGTCTGGGCGAGCGCGGTGAGCTGGTCGAGCGGGCTCATTGCGATGCCGACGGTGAACTTCATGGCGTTACCCTTCTAGTTGGTCGGACGGTCGGAACTGACCACCCACATCGCGAAGTACTGCGAGCCGCCACCGTAGGCGTGGCCGAAGGCCTTGCGTGCGCCGTCGACCTGGTGGTCACCGGCGCGCTCCATGACCTGCATCGCGGACTCGGCGTAGCGGATCATGCCGGACGCGCCGATCGGATTGGACGAGAGGACTCCGCCCGACGCGTTGACGGGCAGCTGGCCGCCGAGCGCGGTCTCGCCGGCCTCGGTGAACTTCCAGCCCTGGCCCTCCGGCACGAACCCGAGATTCTCGAGCCACATCGGCTCGAACCACGAGAACGGTACGTAGATCTCGGCCGCGTCGATCTCGGTGAGCGGGTCGGTGATGCCCGCGGCCTTCCACAGTGCGGCCGCGGCGTCGCGGCCGGCCTGCGGGTTGGCGACGTTGCGGCCGGCGTACGCCAGCGGCTCGGTGCGCATCGCGGTCGCGTGGATCCACGCCACCTTGCGGCCTTCCGCCAGGACAGCTTCGGCGGCGTCTTCATTGCCGATGACGATGGCGCAGGCGCCGTCCGACGAGGGGCAGGTCTCGTCGTACCGGATGGGGTCCCACAGCATCTGGGACGCCTGCACCGACTCGATGGTGATGTCGGGCTGCTTGAGGTGCGCGTACGGGTTCAACGCGCCGTTGCGGCGGTCCTTGACGGCGACCATCGCGCCGATGTGGTCGGGGGCGCCCGAGCGGCGGATGTACGAGCGCACGTGCGGTGCGAAGAAGCCGCCCGCGCCCGCGCCGACCGGCATCGTGAACGGCACCGGGGTGGACAGCGCCCACATTGCGTTGGACTCGGACTGCTTCTCCCACGACACCGCGAGCACCCGCTTGTGCACGCCGGCCTGCACCAGGCTGGCCGCGACGTTGCCCGTCGACGCACCGACCGATCCGGCGGTGTGCACGCGCAGCAGCGGTTTACCGTTGGCGCCCAACGCATCCGACATCGCCAGTTCAGGCATCATCGAACCCTCGAACAGGTCGGGGGCCTTGCCGATGAC
This window contains:
- a CDS encoding TIGR03619 family F420-dependent LLM class oxidoreductase; its protein translation is MKFTVGIAMSPLDQLTALAQTAEECGFSNIALPDSLFFMETAAADYPYTPDGSRMWNEETPWVDPLIAAAAMGAVTSTIGFYTNVLKLGSRNPLLLARQVGSVANLTGNRFGFGVGIGWAPEEFEWCGAPYKKRGARVDEMIEIIKMVLAGGMVEYHGEFFDFGRLQISPAPSKPVPFYVGGHTDVALRRAARIGDGWTSAMMKFDDLVATMARLKELRAEYGRAEEPFEIQAVCIDRFGKDGYAQMADAGITDNIVVPWIFDGLGFDAPLEAKQDSLRKFADQYIK
- a CDS encoding thiolase domain-containing protein, yielding MAKQLAAVLGTGQTYYVAKRHDVTMAGMTREAVDRAMADAHVGWDDIDAIVIGKAPDLFEGSMMPELAMSDALGANGKPLLRVHTAGSVGASTGNVAASLVQAGVHKRVLAVSWEKQSESNAMWALSTPVPFTMPVGAGAGGFFAPHVRSYIRRSGAPDHIGAMVAVKDRRNGALNPYAHLKQPDITIESVQASQMLWDPIRYDETCPSSDGACAIVIGNEDAAEAVLAEGRKVAWIHATAMRTEPLAYAGRNVANPQAGRDAAAALWKAAGITDPLTEIDAAEIYVPFSWFEPMWLENLGFVPEGQGWKFTEAGETALGGQLPVNASGGVLSSNPIGASGMIRYAESAMQVMERAGDHQVDGARKAFGHAYGGGSQYFAMWVVSSDRPTN